From Piliocolobus tephrosceles isolate RC106 chromosome 16, ASM277652v3, whole genome shotgun sequence, the proteins below share one genomic window:
- the SMTNL2 gene encoding smoothelin-like protein 2 isoform X1: MEPAPDAQEARTVREALGRYEAALEGAVRALHEDMQGLQRGVERRVAEAVRLAGPLARTVADLQRDNQRLQAQLERLTRQVDALGLASGMSPAPGTPCTPSPPPAPGVPDRAPRLGSARFASHATFSLSGRGQSLDHDEASEWEMRKTSSSCIMENGHQPGAGPGDGSPEVAQTFSAPDPPRPRPVSLSLRLPHQPVTAVTRVSDRFSGETSAAAPSPTSAATLGGLNPSPSEATTPWTPSPGENNSSFTRSVSSSGYGAVTASKHSNSPPLVTPPQSPVSPQPPATTQVHRQGERRRELVRSQTLPRTSGAQARKALFEKWEQETAAGKGKGEARARLKRSQSFGVASASSIKQILLEWCRSKTLGYQHVDLQNFSSSWSDGMAFCALVHSFFPDAFDYNSLSPTQRQKNFELAFTMAENLANCERLIEVEDMMVMGRKPDPMCVFTYVQSLYNHLRRFE, translated from the exons ATGGAGCCGGCCCCCGACGCCCAGGAGGCGCGCACTGTGCGCGAGGCGCTGGGCCGCTACGAGGCGGCGCTGGAGGGAGCGGTGCGCGCGCTGCACGAGGACATGCAGGGGCTGCAGCGCGGCGTGGAGCGGCGGGTGGCAGAGGCGGTGCGCCTGGCCGGGCCCCTGGCGCGCACGGTGGCCGACCTGCAGCGGGACAACCAGCGGCTGCAGGCGCAGCTCGAGCGCCTGACGCGCCAGGTGGATGCGCTGGGCTTGGCCAGCGGGATGTCCCCGGCGCCCGGCACTCCCTGCACGCCCAGCCCCCCGCCCGCGCCCGGGGTTCCCGACCGCGCGCCCCGCCTGGGCAGCGCACGCTTCGCCAGCCACGCCACCTTCTCACTGTCCGGCCGCGGCCAG AGTTTGGATCATGACGAGGCCAGCGAGTGGGAGATGAGAAAGACCTCAAGCTCGTGCATCATGGAAAATGGGCACCAGCCGGGGGCAG GTCCAGGCGACGGATCCCCCGAGGTCGCCCAAACCTTCTCGGCACCAGATCCCCCCAGGCCTCGCCCTGTGAGCCTCTCCTTGCGGCTGCCCCACCAGCCAGTCACGGCTGTCACCCGAGTCTCCGACAGGTTCTCTGGGGAGACTTCAGCAGCGGCTCCGTCACCTACGTCTGCTGCCACCCTGGGAGGCCTCAACCCAAGCCCCAGTGAGGCCACCACGCCCTGGACTCCCAGTCCTGGCG AGAATAATTCCTCCTTCACGCGGTCTGTGTCGAGCTCTGGCTACGGGGCAGTGACAGCAAGCAAACACAGCAACAG CCCACCGCTGGTGACACCACCCCAGTCGCCCGTGTCCCCGCAGCCGCCAGCCACAACTCAGGTCCATCGGCAGGGGGAGCGTCGCAGAGAGCTGGTGAGGTCGCAGACGCTGCCCCGCACCTCGGGGGCGCAGGCCCGGAAGGCATTATTTGAGAAGTGGGAGCAGGAAACAGCGGCGGGCAA GGGGAAAGGCGAGGCCCGGGCCAGGCTGAAGCGGTCGCAGAGCTTCGGTGTGGCCAGCGCCAGCAGCATCAAGCAGATCCTGCTCGAGTGGTGCCGCAGCAAGACACTGGGCTACCAG CACGTGGACCTGCAGAACTTCTCCTCCAGCTGGAGCGATGGCATGGCCTTCTGCGCCCTGGTACACTCCTTCTTCCCCGACGCCTTCGACTACAACTCCCTGAGCCCCACGCAGCGGCAGAAGAACTTTGAGCTGGCCTTCACCATGGCTGA